The sequence below is a genomic window from bacterium.
AGTGTCAGATCAGGAAGAATCGTGGGCAGGCGTTTGGCCAGCATGGTTTTGCCGCTGCCCGGAGGCCCGATCATAATGATGTTATGTCCCCCCGCCGCTGCGATTTCCAACGCGCGTTTGGCATGCTCCTGTCCTTTTACATCTTGAAAGTCAACATGATAATGATTAGTCGAATTAAAAATCGAATTAATATCGACACGATGGGGCGGCACTGATTTTTCTCCATTGAGTAATGCGACCGTGTCGTACAAATTATTTACCGGAAATACTTCCAATCCTTCCGTCATGGCAGCTTCGCCGGCATTTTCGGCCGGTAAAATAATTCCGCGCAAATTTTCGGATTTCGCTTTAACCGCAATGGACAACGCGCCGGTAATAGGCCGAAGGCTCCCATCCAATGCAAGCTCGCCCAGGATCAAGAATTGATCGAGTTTATCAGATTGAATTTGTCCGTTCGCCGCAAGAATACTGATCGCAATCGGCAGATCAAAAGCAGAACCTTCTTTACGAATGTCGGCCGGTGCGAGATTGATCGTAATCCGTTTGATTGGAAATTGCAGACCGGAATTTTTGATTGCGGCATTTACGCGCTCGCGGCTTTCTTTCACCGCGCCATCCGGCAAACCGACGGTAATGAATGCAGGCGCGGCTCCCTCCAAATGCGCTTCGACTTTGACGATATAGGCATCGATTCCAAACGTGGTGGCCGATAAAACTTGTGCAAGCATGTAAGAACTCCCTCAGATTAATAATTGAATACAGAGGCTGCGTAGATAATACACATGAAATTGATTTAGACAAATCACATCGATGAAACTTATCCGTTATAACTAGTTTCAAAACTGATACAGATTCGACACATTGCCAAGATACATTTTTACATTTTGGGCTCTGCGGCGATGAGTTCTATTTGAAAGTTTCCCTCAAATGGAAGGTAAAACCGGCATCCCAGTATTTCTCAATTCGTCCTTCTTTCAGCCAATAAATTCGCGGCGGAGTATTACCGATCAAACTGAAAAATTCTTCCGCGCTGACCATATGATACGGATAGCGTGCACCGGCGATAGTAAAAAACGAATCGACGGAAATACCTTCTTCGCTGAAAAATAAAATATAGGTTTCAGGAATTTTGGCAGTTTTGCGTGCTTCCGTCAGTTCCCGCGCGGCAGCCTGACAATGCTCGCAATCCAGATTAAAAATACACATCAGGTTTTCGCCCTCCGCCAGATCTACACGGCCGCGTTCCTCGAAATTCGTATATTGTTTGAAAGTAAAATCGTTCAAAACTTTTATCGGCGCCCATGTCCAGACACACACCGCCGAAATCAGTAAAACGGCTAACGGAATTTTCCAAGAATTTTTAACGACTTCGGTGTTGCGAAAAACAAAATAAACCAACGCCAGCAAAACAATATTTTTGATTATCGACTCGACTGGCGACATCGCCAGCAATTTGCCAAAACAACCGCAATCTTGCTGATCGCCTTTGATCGCCAGGTATAACAAATGTACGGTAAAACCCGATAACATCAGGCCGGTTAGCAAAGAGACTGCCGTTTTGAGATAATGTTTTTGAAGATAGAGTAAACCAACCGTCAATTCGACTGCAATGAGAAACCGTGCTGTCCACGCTGCGGCCGTGCGGTCTGAAAAAACACCTTGATCAATCAACGTAATCTCAAATAATCCAGGAGAAAGTAACTTGGCTACGGCGGAAAAAATAAATGTTGAAGCAATAACAATCCTAGCTATCCAGACAAAATTTTTCGCCGTCATCAGGATTTCCTCTTGAATAAGTAGGCGCTGTTTTTCAGGACGCTTTCTTTTTCTCCGGTATTGAGCGCGAACTGCGCGCCGCTCCAAATTGACGCGCTGCCGTATTCGCCTTTTTTATTGATCGCATAAAATTTAACATCAAATTTTGGTTTTTTATCATCATCGAGCAAGCGCGCTTCTTTTGTATGATCGGCAATACGCTGGCACGCCATGAGACAAGCTTCTTCCGGCGATTTGTCCTGACGCATGTATTCGACAATCATCACGCTGCTGCAATTGAGCAAGTTTGCTTCGCCGCGTCCGGTCGAACCAGCTGCACCGACGAGATTGTCCACATACAATCCGGCTCCAAGAATCGGCGAATCACCGACACGCCCGGGAATTTTAAAAGCAAGCCCGCTGGTCGTCGTCACACCGGAAAGATTGCCGAAACTATCCAAGGCATTACAATTGATCGTACCGGTTAATCTGAAAAAATTTTGCAACGTCTGGCCGATGCCTTTATCGTCGATCGTGTGCGGCGGCAGCCAATCATCTTCCGGGCTCAGGTTTTCTTTCCATTTTAACCACACTTCCCTTGCACGATCCGTGAGCAAATCTTCTTCTTTGAATCCATGCGCTTTAGCAAATTTCAGAGCCCCTTCTCCTACGATCAAAACATGATCGGTACGTTCCATGATCGTCTTCGCGACTTTGGACGGATTTTTTATATTACGCAGCGACGCCACACCGGCGCCGCGGCAAGACGGTCCGTGCATCACACATGAATCCAGTTCGACTACGCCTTCCTCGTTTGGCAAGCCCCCGTACCCGACGCTCATATCATCCGGATCGTCTTCGACGATATTCACTCCGGCCACAACCGCGTCGAGTGCATCCGCACCTTGCTGGATCAATTCCATCGCCTTGGCTGTTGCTTTGAGACCGTTCGCACTGGAGATCGCAATCGGTTTAAATGATTTTTGATCGTCAAAAATATTTTCTGCAATGGCTATTTTTGGCAATACCAAACCCGTTCCGGCAATTACTGAATGTTTGAGGAAGTTACGCCGATTTGTTTTCATGGCAATTCCTTTCACCACTATATTGAACTTCAAATT
It includes:
- a CDS encoding N(4)-(beta-N-acetylglucosaminyl)-L-asparaginase, with translation MKTNRRNFLKHSVIAGTGLVLPKIAIAENIFDDQKSFKPIAISSANGLKATAKAMELIQQGADALDAVVAGVNIVEDDPDDMSVGYGGLPNEEGVVELDSCVMHGPSCRGAGVASLRNIKNPSKVAKTIMERTDHVLIVGEGALKFAKAHGFKEEDLLTDRAREVWLKWKENLSPEDDWLPPHTIDDKGIGQTLQNFFRLTGTINCNALDSFGNLSGVTTTSGLAFKIPGRVGDSPILGAGLYVDNLVGAAGSTGRGEANLLNCSSVMIVEYMRQDKSPEEACLMACQRIADHTKEARLLDDDKKPKFDVKFYAINKKGEYGSASIWSGAQFALNTGEKESVLKNSAYLFKRKS